The genomic stretch TTTCGGGAATACTCGCGAATCTTCGAACGTTTGGAAAGGCTGCTTTCgaattcaattcatttcttATGAGCTATTCCATACCTGAATTTTCCGAAAGAACATTTCAGGATATCTTAATTGAATCTCTTTTCAATAGGATAGTGACCTCCACTGGTCCATCTGttttattgaagaaagcaatCATCAGCGATAGTCAATTTTGTCAAGATGTCGTATTTCAGTATCTTGGTGTCTTGATTTATAAGAATGGAAAATTCCCTGTAGAATGGTTGCATAACTTAAGAACCATTACTTTACAAGATAATTttgaaacaagaaaacGATATTTCAAGCTTCCAAAAGTCGACATGGCATTTTTACCAACCAAAAAGTTCCCTCGATTGCCTTTGGTTGTCAATGCTGAAGATATCAAAGCTAGTCAAAATGACTTTGAAAATATGGGTCAGGACTATTTATGCATGCTAATTACACGTGGAATTTTGATTAACAACAGTTCCGTTGTTCCACAAACTTACATTCAACGGATTTCAAACTTTATAAATGACTCTAATCCAAACGTTGACTGTAATGGAATGTCAGTGTTCGGATATATGGTATATCAGGATACCAAAAGAGCAGAACTTTTCATTGGAAAATTCTTTCATAATCCTAAGTTTGAAATGAGTGAAGAAGTACAGCACTATTGTAAGACGTTAGCTTTTAAAACAGGTATTCCTTTACCTGTAATCAGAAATAATGATGTCGGTAAAGTACACATTTACAGTTCAGTTAAGGTCTCGTGTCCCCCCATAAACAGCTCGGTTCTTAACAGGTTCTTGTCCATGCCTGGTTGCGTTATTCAACCATCAAAGAAGTCTCTGGATGGTCCAATTAGATGGGAACATCACCCTGAAATTAAGGAAGTCTTGCATCAACATGATGTGTTTGGTGAACTCAGCTATAAATGGTTGATCAATTATTTCTTGTATAAGCACAAGATCGATAACAGAAAAAAGTTCAAGCATCTTGACTATTCGGACTTGTATCAAAAGATTGTGATGTTGCTTTGGTCTCCCGAATTTAAGAGGTTTGTAATTGAGGATTCAAATTTTTACTACAATCAAATGCTTTTCGGTACTGGCCGTGTCGTATCGCTGTTGATTACAAAGAGAGCACACAAAAGTCTTCCCCATTCTATGTTTAATCAGTATGTGGCCAATCTCTCTGAAGAGGCCAGAAAAGTATGGGTTAAGGGTTTGGTGTCCTCTTTCCTCGATattattcaaaatttgGACGAAGACACCTTACGTCACCTTTTCAAAGAGATTCGATTCTATTTGAGAAAGCAAGAATTTTCATTGTTTGAGCTCAACAAGGAGAGAGCTGTGCAGAAAGTCTCTGAATGGAAAGAGGTTAGACTGCTTAAGAGATACATTACTAGTGAGGTTTCTAAATGCAAACTTGAAGGCTATAGCGACATTTACTTGGCTCAGGCAGGCAAATTTTATTTAGAAACCATTATTCTGAAATTCAACATGAATTCCAGATTGGAGGtgttttcaaatttgaaCAACGAAGCAATGGATATTACCATTTCCTTGTTTGGTGGCAACTTCACAACTGATCTTGGCAAGCTCTTAATTAACGGGCATCGTTTGGATCGGATGGTTGTGgatgttcttttctgtaTAAGCTCAAAGTTGCCGCATGGACCATTTAAAGTTGAAAGTATTCGtgaattgaacttcaaggaGAACACTTCAATTCAGCCAAATCGGAAGGTGAAGCTAGCCTCGCTTGATGTGTCTACACTTGTGCTTCCTAAATTAGAGAGAACgaacaatttcaataaGCTAATGAGTATTAACTTTGCCTATTCCAGAGCATTTCTTGACGGGTTAAAATGCAACGACCCAGAGTTATCagaattgatttcaaagGCTAGTACTGTAGCACAAGCATATTTCAAAACCAGAGTTGCAAAGAAGTTGGCAGTTACAAATTTGCCAGCAGAAATTCTAGACTACTTGGAAAatgatattcttgaagataaaaAGCTCATGATGGTCATTAATGATGTATCTAATTTTGTTTTACACccatttgaagatgaactACACCAACAATTCAGCACGATGCTCTACAACCAACTGATAACAAACATCACACTAGAGATGCGGTTCCACAAACAGCAGTTCTACCAGTACTTGGCGTCTTTGTATTATACGGAACGTCTGTCCCTTGATTCATGGGTTGATACCTTTATTGACTCCATAATACAGAGATTAGAAAGTGCGACAAACATTCGAAAACAAGAatctgttcttgaaaacatAAAGACTGAGCTTGCACTTTACCAGTCTGTAAATGAACTTGGCAAAACTGCCACATGATGACTTGTAAATAGATACATAGATTTGGATATACAACTGGAGTCTAATATTTGCAACCTCGTCGCACTGCCCGATTGGGAATTGTTTTCCTGACTGATAAGATCTGCTTTTTTTCTGCGTATTGAGAAATTTCGCAATCAAATATCCAAATACAGGTAAACTATGAGGGATGCAAGCCTGTCAAATATGAAGGAGAGCCAAAGCAATAGATAAGCGTGATCGGCATTAGATCGAGCTTGGAATACATATATAAgcttgttttcttcatttttgaataaaTGACGATCTTCACTATCTCGTCCAACACTAGTTCCAAACTAAGAACACTACAAAAATGATCGACCCAGGTTATGTTATACTCTTCTTGGGGTTATCGATTTCCTTATTGTTGTCCCGTAAGCATGTTGTTTCATTAATTTCATCGTTCAGAAGCAAAACTGCAGCTgtcgatgaagaaaaggcaagaagaaatctgTATGGAAGCGATGAACCATTAAAGCCTCCTACTCCCTTGATGATTACTCCAGAACAAGTTCTGAACTTTGACGATAGACCATGGAGACCATTCAGATGGCCATATCACCAGACTATGTctatcttcaagttggataTGAACCACTGGTTGGACATGGACAAGTACTACGTTCACTACatcgaagaaaagaagagaattatCCAAAAGTATGGCAAGGAAAACATCGACTGGCTACCTGACAGTGAGGATGCCACTTTTGAACTCATGCAAACTGTTGTGGATCACCTCATTGTTAGATATCCATTGTTGTTCACTGTTTTGAAGGACGGGGACTTCTACGAAGGTAAGGGAAAGATTATCAAAAACGAGATCACGAAAGAGATCTTGGACATGACTTTACCTTTGAAGGAACATCCTTTGATGTATGTGACAAAGTTGGCCAAGGAAGATTTCTACAttgtgaagaagaaccctGTGGATGATTTACATTACTTGGTTGCAGCTGCCGTCCCATTCCCTGGTGGATCTTTCGGAGTTGACCACAAGATTGGTAAGACATTGGATGTGATTCACCTGGACGTTCCCTACTACaaggaaaagttgaagaaatcgatgGAAAGATGGTTTGACAGAATGAAGCCCAACGATCCTGTGGAAAGAGCTAGCTGGTATATCTCTTGGGATCACAAGTTGAAGGTCAACAATGTGTACCAATTACCAAAATACGTACCTAATTTGGTTGCAGACTTGGAATCCACCGACCCTCGTGAATTTAATGTTAGAGTTGAAAGACAGACGTTGAGAAGACTTCCAAGGTCGAACGCcatcatcttcaccaaCCACCCCATCTTCTACTcgattgaagaaatgaaggACGAACCTCTTGTTCCATCGTTGATTAAAAAGATCATATACGAGGGTCCCAAGGATATcatcaagtacaagaacttCGAAGTGTTCAGAGACCACATTGCTTCTTACCTTGACGGCTTGATAAAGAGACAGATAGACAAGGGTATTATCAAGGAAGACACTCCATTAAAGACGTTGCCCTCGTATCCTTTTGCACACTGGGCCAAAACTGACTTTGACTTTGTCAATGGCTGGAACAACCCCAGTCCTGCGTACGACAAGTCTGCCAACTACAGCGAGAAGGCCAAGAAGGAGTTGGTACATCAGAATGATTAGTTTTCTATAGATTAAAAATCTTTTTCagataataataataatattcgtaaaatggttgcaacgGATGGACTTTCGTGCGGAACTGTTCCCTAGTCTGGAAAGTTTTGTGAACAATAGAATTCGGAACAATAATGCTAAATAACTCAAATAATACAAAATTCGTGCAGATTGCGACCATTTTCATCTCTAACAGGGGGCAGGCTAACAGATTAGATGGAAGACAATTAGAACAACGGCCACAGCTATGGGAGCAAAAATTCCGGCAATTATAGTGCGATCCTTGTCTACATCAAACTGCTATAAGTGGACTATGTGGAGTAGGTCGTTATGGGGTTTTGGGGTTTTCAAGATCCGGGGGCTACCCCATGCATACCAAGCTGCAGCCTCCTGAGATGACGAGCCCAGCCAGAGGATACGAAACTACGGTTGAGAGCAGAGAAAACCAAAGTGAAACCAGCAGTCTACGCTTATAGACTCCAAGTAGTAGACAGTGTTGACGATGACTATAGAGAGACAATGGCCCACAAAACGTTGGAACGATATTGTCATGGCTCTAGAAGACAATGGTCAGCTTCTGTTAAGTACAATTTCCAGCCCTGCACTCGCCAAGTAATCAGCTTCCGTACTAATCGAGGAGTGCTCGCTCAGGCACCTGCTTCAATCAGACGAATTCGGAAACGTAATAGAGTTATTGGGAATCTCACTCCATCTGTGGGCGTGTGGTTGGAGGTGGAAATGTAAACGGAAGGCTTTAATTTTAGAACACGGTGACTGAGTCGTCATTGTTAGCATCAACAGTTATCTGAGTATTATTAATACTATAAATATTATAAATCTACTCTGGTCAAGGATATTTATCAAACTTATCGACCTTTTTTTCTTCCCTAGCCCTCTGTCGTTTCCCTCATATCTGTATACTGCCCTTATCGTAGATCTGTGGTTGGTATTTTGTTAGTCTCATTATTCTATTGTTCGCTTGTATACTGTTAACTGCTCCACCCCACCATGGCCAGTTTCTGGGAGTCCATGATCCCTCCCATATCAATCAAGACCATCGTCACCTGCCTACTATGGTACGTCATCTCGTCTGTGACGTCGCaattgaccaagttgatcttggtgAGATTCACCTACCCCTTGTTTCTCAGCCAGTGCCAGTTCCTCATCGGTGCTGCCCTTGCATTCTCCTTCATCTCCACAGTGAACAAGTTCCCCCAGCTATCGAGTCATTTCCCAGTGGGATCTGTGCCGTCGGATCCTGAACTTCCCATCTTCAGCGCCTccgtcttcttcaaggtgCTACCATTGGGGCTTTTCCAGACTGTCGGCCGCTACTTCTCACTTAGTGCCACGGCCCTCATTTCTCTAGCAACCGTATCTAGCATCAAGGCTCTCTCGCCGTTGCTTATAGTATTTGGCTACCGTGTAGTGTACCATGTTCGTTTCCCCTATATCACCTACTTGTCGCTTACACCGCTTGTAGTCGGTGTTATTCTCATCATCACATCTGATTCGTTGAACAACCCCAAGTCCAATACAAGTTTGTTAACTAACGAAAATAACGAAATTGACAAAAAGCAAATAAAAGGTTTGACTTTCTGCTTGATCAGCACTGTCATTTTTGCAGCCCAGAACATCTACGGGAAACAGTTGATCACCTGGGATACCGAGGCTTCCAACAAAAACCCAGCATCGTTGGTTCTCAACACGGAAATTTCCAGACCAGGAACACCCTCCTTGCAACATGGTTTTAGTCTAAGCAATTCTCCTTCACCATTAGGCAACTCACCAAATCCATCTGTCCTCAATATagccttgaagaacttcgTGAGACAGAGAAACTACCTGGTGAAATTGCCATACTCAAGTTCTGACTTGAGATTAGATGAAAAGTCAATCGATCTGCCAGCTAGTCACCAATACGCATATGATCAAACTGTTCACCACAACAATATCGAGGTCAACAGCCCGTTTGCCtacatcatcaacaagttcgACCTCTACCAGGTTGCTAAGCCAGATAAAATGACCATTATTCTCTACTGCAACCTTGTAGGATTCCTTTTCTCATTTGGTGCATTTGCAGTCAATGAGTTGCCAAGCATGTTTCACGATGTTGTTAAGAGAGATGCAGAGGAAGATGGGAGATGTGCCTTGTTCACTATATTAGGATTCATCTTCCTTGACTCGTTATCATATTTCCTACAGACTATATTGGCATTTCACCTCCTCGGCCTGATTCCAGCTTTATCGTACTCGATTGCTTcgatgatgaagaggatTGTCATTATAGTCGTGAGCATTGTGGTGCAAATTGGCTCTTCTGTTCCCGACggtaagaagaagaacaagtccTACATGGGAAAGATATCGCAGGAACAAGGTTTCGGATTGGCACTCATCGGGATCGGACTCTACTGCTACGACAGATGGGGATCGAGGAGCTTGAAACCGGCTCGATCATGAAAGGTTTATGCATTCACTACTGTAAAATATCTCTGTTCATAGATTGAAACTTTAATACAATGATTACTACATCTACAATGCAACAGATTCGAAGAGTTAAATGAAATGTTTGGAGGCTAGAATGCGCAACTGGAATCAAGAACTAGCTCTTCCTCTATCCCAGGGTTTTAATCCCACGATAGCATCAGAGCCGTCTCTAAACAGCCACGCCCGTAAAATCCTTGACTACTCCCGCCGAGAAACACAAGTGTTCCCCAGCAGAAGTAGTCCACTCTGGTATGCGTTGTAGAGAGCAGCAACTCTGAAAGTTAAGACGCGAGGTCTTAGAATTGACGCCCTACAATAATACACATACGTTGTACAATAGAGAGCAAAAAGAGATATCGAAAATTCTGTAGAATTTTCACTGCGAACCCACCTAAATTTATACTGCTGCGAAAACTTTTGAAGCTCGCACTGTTGTTGTGCCGGGTAATCCTCACCTTCTAGGTCTACCTCTAGACTCACTAATGTATTCTCAAAAGACTTCTGAACCCATGGagagattgaaaagaatCACTACCATATCTTATCCAGtgttcattttcaagatgaagtttGCACAATTGTTAGTGAAAGTATCACTATATGCCTCAATTGTGCTTTCAGCCCGACTTTTGGGAAAAATTGACGATATTCCCCAGATCGACGAGTTGTACCACGAAAAGAATGTTCATGTAGTCAATGGAGACAACAAGGCATCGCGATTCCACGTTGATTTGTATCAATTGGACAAAAATGAAGCTGGAGTACGTCATTCTGCTCTTTTAGACGGGAACCACTACTTTCAgtttgaaaacttgaagactGGCGAATACGAATTGATTGTAGACTCCTatgatttcatcttgtccaactcAAGATTCAGAGTACAAGTAGACGAAGAGGCTGATATAGTGCAAGTATTTGAAGACTATTTAGCCAGCCGCAGTTTCAACCGGAGTTCGATCTTTAACGTTACCGAATCGACTCCTTTGGTGCTTTCAGTCAAGGAGCCGAAGCAGTTTTATGAAAGTGCCCTGGGCTCCATCATGGATATGGTGTATAATAGTCCACTTGGCTTTATCTTCAAAAACAGATTGTACACCATTATATTTTTCATCTGTCTATCAATCATGGCTGCACCTACTATACTCCAATATATCAACCCAGAGTTGGCAGATATGTTCAGGGAAGAACCTCCTAAGCCAGCACAACAGCACATAGAACAGAGAGGGGCCGACCCAAAACAAACAGCAGCCATTGCTAGACCAGTGGCAGCATCTGGCGTAAGAGGGCCGGATACCTCAGCtagaagaaggaaataaATAGGCTTGTTCGTGTATATCATAACTATTAATATCATAACTATCAAATGCGTACGTTAATCTTCAGCCCCACGATGTAGTACCTGCTCACCATCCAACAT from Scheffersomyces stipitis CBS 6054 chromosome 2, complete sequence encodes the following:
- a CDS encoding unnamed protein product, which translates into the protein MFRVWEFGRITSRIVRGRSSVIVRYAHRNSVNKADVIEALFPRIINTRQQNRVPEYSNSTFIDFDELFEDKTSKVTDPYLVIEQNPYFKPTPKGDFIQDIHLGQAFLIYFSAQQQLLSKDKNYNLTNIVTSLKKNHDLKDEDLTFQFIGKLISSKSRKELIQAMEPFISTQDGDLIEILNSLTPAVDSNTIDDSYIFGNGQLDYELYNKSFNQRSFELPKFDKHFKFNPMLLTNEDRLFEFHDIVFGEPCLNSPEISGILANLRTFGKAAFEFNSFLMSYSIPEFSERTFQDILIESLFNRIVTSTGPSVLLKKAIISDSQFCQDVVFQYLGVLIYKNGKFPVEWLHNLRTITLQDNFETRKRYFKLPKVDMAFLPTKKFPRLPLVVNAEDIKASQNDFENMGQDYLCMLITRGILINNSSVVPQTYIQRISNFINDSNPNVDCNGMSVFGYMVYQDTKRAELFIGKFFHNPKFEMSEEVQHYCKTLAFKTGIPLPVIRNNDVGKVHIYSSVKVSCPPINSSVLNRFLSMPGCVIQPSKKSSDGPIRWEHHPEIKEVLHQHDVFGELSYKWLINYFLYKHKIDNRKKFKHLDYSDLYQKIVMLLWSPEFKRFVIEDSNFYYNQMLFGTGRVVSSLITKRAHKSLPHSMFNQYVANLSEEARKVWVKGLVSSFLDIIQNLDEDTLRHLFKEIRFYLRKQEFSLFELNKERAVQKVSEWKEVRSLKRYITSEVSKCKLEGYSDIYLAQAGKFYLETIISKFNMNSRLEVFSNLNNEAMDITISLFGGNFTTDLGKLLINGHRLDRMVVDVLFCISSKLPHGPFKVESIRELNFKENTSIQPNRKVKLASLDVSTLVLPKLERTNNFNKLMSINFAYSRAFLDGLKCNDPELSELISKASTVAQAYFKTRVAKKLAVTNLPAEILDYLENDILEDKKLMMVINDVSNFVLHPFEDELHQQFSTMLYNQSITNITLEMRFHKQQFYQYLASLYYTERSSLDSWVDTFIDSIIQRLESATNIRKQESVLENIKTELALYQSVNELGKTAT
- the SLY41.2 gene encoding member of triose phosphate translocator family, which encodes MASFWESMIPPISIKTIVTCLLWYVISSVTSQLTKLILVRFTYPLFLSQCQFLIGAALAFSFISTVNKFPQLSSHFPVGSVPSDPELPIFSASVFFKVLPLGLFQTVGRYFSLSATALISLATVSSIKALSPLLIVFGYRVVYHVRFPYITYLSLTPLVVGVILIITSDSLNNPKSNTSLLTNENNEIDKKQIKGLTFCLISTVIFAAQNIYGKQLITWDTEASNKNPASLVLNTEISRPGTPSLQHGFSLSNSPSPLGNSPNPSVLNIALKNFVRQRNYSVKLPYSSSDLRLDEKSIDSPASHQYAYDQTVHHNNIEVNSPFAYIINKFDLYQVAKPDKMTIILYCNLVGFLFSFGAFAVNELPSMFHDVVKRDAEEDGRCALFTILGFIFLDSLSYFLQTILAFHLLGSIPALSYSIASMMKRIVIIVVSIVVQIGSSVPDGKKKNKSYMGKISQEQGFGLALIGIGLYCYDRWGSRSLKPARS
- a CDS encoding predicted protein, encoding GKIDDIPQIDELYHEKNVHVVNGDNKASRFHVDLYQLDKNEAGVRHSALLDGNHYFQFENLKTGEYELIVDSYDFILSNSRFRVQVDEEADIVQVFEDYLASRSFNRSSIFNVTESTPLVLSVKEPKQFYESASGSIMDMVYNSPLGFIFKNRLYTIIFFICLSIMAAPTILQYINPELA